CGGGCTTGCCACTGGATTGCCATCGCGACAGGCGACGATCGCCGCAGATCACTCCCGAGAGCCGAGCTTCCTGATTAATCGCGGCGCCATCGGACCTGAACACATGCCCGATCTCGAACACCCAGCATCCAGGCTGTGAGGCCTGAAGATTGCGCTGACAAACCTGAAGATGCTCCAGCCAGAGTGCAGTTCGCAGATGGCTGGTCTCCGCCAACAGTGGATTGCTGATGGCAATGCGATTGGGATCAGCATCATCGGCACCGGTGAGTGACAACGTGTTGATTTCCTGCAGTCCTGAGGCACTCAGACGCTGACGCAAGCGTCGTTCGGCCTGCTGCATGAGCGTCAGCTGACCGGGCTGAAGCGGGACTGGAAGCTGGGACTGGAAACGATCAAACCCCACCAGTCGCGCCACCTCTTCAATCAGGTCAACCTCACGTAAGAGGTCCATTCGCCTTGACGGGGGAACGACCACCTTCCATCCATCGGCAGCAGGAGAGAGTTCACATCCGAGTGCTGCGAGACAGGCCTCGACCTGAGCATCGGCGAGCTGCTGAGGCTGACCATTGCTGTCTGTGGATTCAAGAGGTCCGAGCAGACGATGCAGTGATTTGCGTCGCAGGGTCACGACCGGATCGTCTCCCTGTTCTGCGGAACAAACCCAGGTTTCACCAATCTCAGCATCAAGCATCTCCCTGAACAACGTCAGAGCACGTCCCGCTGCTAGCAGGGTGACTTCCCTTGGCAAACCTTTCTCATAACGACTGCTGGCATCCGTGCGCTGACCTGTGGCTCGACTGCCGTTGCGGACGGAGGCGGGGGTGAACAGGGCAGATTCCAGCCAGATTCGGCGAGTGTTATCGCAGACACCGCTTTCGGCACTGCCCATCACACCGGCCACGGCGACGGCACGATCCCTGCAGGTCACAACCTGAACACGGGGATCCAGTTCAATTTCACGTCCGTCCAGACCTTTGAAGAGCTCACGTTCACGGGCTTGCCGCAGTCCGAAGTCCTTGGCCCTGATCTCAACTCCGCAGAGTGATTCCAGTGCATCAGCATCAAAGGCATGCAGAGGTTGGCCCTGTTCAAGCATCACGAGGTTGGTGATATCGACGACGGCGTTGACGGGCTTCACTCCTGCACGAGTCAGCCGTCGCTGCAACCATTGCGGTGAACGTGATGAACCATCGACGTTCTTCACTTCGGTCAAGCCGTAAAGCCCCCCGGCCTGCATAGAAGCTTTGGATTGCTGATCAGTCGCCAGCGTTTGCGTGGTTGATGGAGCAACTGACTCAGGCAGTGAAAGCGGCGCTCCTGTGAGAGCAGCGACTTCCCTGGCAATGCCCGTCATGGACAGACCATCAGGACGGTTGGCGGTGATGGCGAG
This genomic window from Synechococcus sp. MIT S9220 contains:
- the pheT gene encoding phenylalanine--tRNA ligase subunit beta, with the protein product MRVSLSWLQDLVQVNEPADQLGERLSMAGFEVEELEDLSLLAQGVVVGEVVACERHPNADKLSVCKVNVGAEQTLQIVCGAKNVRAGIHVPVAMVGAVLPAVNLTIKAGELRGVSSEGMICSLSELGQTSDVDGIAILEDLLAKAPAPGEPVAPSLGLNDSVLELAITANRPDGLSMTGIAREVAALTGAPLSLPESVAPSTTQTLATDQQSKASMQAGGLYGLTEVKNVDGSSRSPQWLQRRLTRAGVKPVNAVVDITNLVMLEQGQPLHAFDADALESLCGVEIRAKDFGLRQARERELFKGLDGREIELDPRVQVVTCRDRAVAVAGVMGSAESGVCDNTRRIWLESALFTPASVRNGSRATGQRTDASSRYEKGLPREVTLLAAGRALTLFREMLDAEIGETWVCSAEQGDDPVVTLRRKSLHRLLGPLESTDSNGQPQQLADAQVEACLAALGCELSPAADGWKVVVPPSRRMDLLREVDLIEEVARLVGFDRFQSQLPVPLQPGQLTLMQQAERRLRQRLSASGLQEINTLSLTGADDADPNRIAISNPLLAETSHLRTALWLEHLQVCQRNLQASQPGCWVFEIGHVFRSDGAAINQEARLSGVICGDRRLSRWQSSGKPEPLNYFDARGVLTTVLNSFGIEAQDRRLTDDARLHPGRAASVVVEGRPLGCFGQLHPALCEIHELPAETYLFDLELTRLLEAATRSNRWSPQYKPYSTLPSSERDLAMVVPRSLAAGELLQAIRKAGKPLLESVELIDRFEGGQLGSDACSQAFRLRYRGKDSTLTDDMIQPVHEKVRQALVKQFQVELRS